One Peromyscus leucopus breed LL Stock chromosome 4, UCI_PerLeu_2.1, whole genome shotgun sequence genomic region harbors:
- the C4H20orf202 gene encoding uncharacterized protein C20orf202 homolog — translation METPGEPAANLGQTLEWLRKELAEMQIQDQQLLLSLRHLQSLLEELRAESTHWEDTRSSRNTSPFRARLGSEGRGCQPVLGELVQLLQGEENRRSSLP, via the exons ATGGAAACACCAGGAGAGCCGGCAGCCAATCTCGGACAGACCCTGGAATGGCTGAGGAAGGAGCTG GCTGAGATGCAGATCCAagaccagcagctgctgctctcaCTGAGGCATCTGCAGAGCCTCCTGGAGGAGCTTCGAGCCGAAAGCACCCATTGGGAGGATACAAGGTCCAGCAGAAACACATCGCCTTTCCGAGCTAGACTGGGCTCAGAGGGCCGGGGCTGCCAGCCTGTGTTGGGGGAACTGGTCCAGCTTCTCCAAGGGGAAGAGAACAGGCGAAGCTCCCTTCCTTAA